The sequence CGTTGGGCCGGGCAGTACAGGCAAAGTGGAAAAAATCTTGGTGTGCCTCCCTATCGTATCACGGAAGAAGTCCAAAAACTGATCGCCGATGCCCGCTATTGGATTGAAAACAACATCTATCCTTGGGATGAGCTGGGAGCCCGGTTTCACCACCGGCTCGTTTCAATTCATCCTTTTCCCAACGGAAACGGAAGGCACGCGCGGCTTTTGACCGATGTCCTTTTGACCCAGCATGGCCAAAAACGTCTGACTTGGGGCGCCCATTTAGATGGTAATTTGTATCAGCAAAGCGAAATGAGGGCGCAATACCTCCAGGCCCTTCGGAAGGCGGACAATCATTCCTTTGATGCCTTGATTATTTTCGTTAAATCATGAATGGCCGTTGAGGCGCGAACCCGATGGCGAGTCACGATGTCCCGCAGGACCTATGAACGAACATGGGACACCGCTGTCAGAGGACCGGAGGACTTGAAGATTTGACGCGCCGATGTTACCTTTGAGACACGATGAGAGTCGAAGGCCTTACCTCCGCCGGGACACACCTGATTTTACGCGGCATTCCCACCATCCGCACCGGCGGAACGGTCGATGAGGCCTCGCAAAAAACGCTGGGGGAGACCCCTCCCGTGGTTTTAAGCCTCGAAGAAATCGGGGTATTGGCCTCCCTCTTTGCCCCTTCAGGCCTCATCAGCCGGCTGAAAAAACGGCTCAATTATCTGAAGCGAAAAAAATGCCGCGTGGTGCCCGCAAAGGGGACCACCGCCTGCATCGACGACGACGATATTGTCTATGTCGGCGTTGATTTTTTGAGCCGGCACTTGGACGACGAAGAAACCATCGCCGGTGTTTTGGCCCACGAATGGGGGCATGCCTGCGCGTTAAAACCGACGCGCGACGAAATTCAGCAACTCAACTGGGACCAGATCTTCGAGCTTCGCCGGGCGCACGAGACGCTGGCGGATGAAATCTCCGGGCGTCTTCTCTGCCGGATGGGGTACACCCCCGAAGGGATCGTGAAATTTTTGACGCGCGAAAAGGGCGAGACGCACAATTACAAATACCACGCCCCCGAAATCCGCGCGCAGGTCATCCGTTACGGATACGAGGCCGAAAAGAGGAAAGCCGCCCTGGCCCGCCAGCTTTTCCCCAAATCGGGTTTGACTCGCGAGTACGACTCCATTTTGTTGGATATAGCGTGAATTTTCGCCTTTGACATTTCTCTGCGTAGGGGTGAACCTCGTGTTCACCCAACAATGGGCGATCACCCTCCCAACAACCGGCGGGCAGGCAAGGATCGCCCCTACGGAATATGGACTTGCCCAAGCTTACTGTTTCCATCGAAAAACTGAACTCCGAGGGGGAGGGGCTGGCCCGGCATATGGGCAAAGTCATTTTTATTCCGTGGGGAGTGCCGGGCGATACCGTTTCCATTCAAATCGAGGAAGAACAGAAGGATTACAGCCGGGGGCGGATTCTCGATATCGTCCAAAAATCACCTGACCGCGCCGATCCGCCATGCCCGTATTTTTTCAACTGCGGCGGGTGCCAACTCCAGCAGATGACCTACGAATCTCAACTGAAATCAAAAAAAGAGATGGTGCTTGATGCCCTGCGGCGGATCGCCAAAATGCCGGACGCCGCGTGTGAGGATGTCAT comes from Deltaproteobacteria bacterium and encodes:
- a CDS encoding mobile mystery protein B yields the protein RWAGQYRQSGKNLGVPPYRITEEVQKLIADARYWIENNIYPWDELGARFHHRLVSIHPFPNGNGRHARLLTDVLLTQHGQKRLTWGAHLDGNLYQQSEMRAQYLQALRKADNHSFDALIIFVKS
- a CDS encoding class I SAM-dependent RNA methyltransferase, giving the protein MDLPKLTVSIEKLNSEGEGLARHMGKVIFIPWGVPGDTVSIQIEEEQKDYSRGRILDIVQKSPDRADPPCPYFFNCGGCQLQQMTYESQLKSKKEMVLDALRRIAKMPDAACEDVIPSPKTWNYRSRIQIQRDREGKIGFFRAESHEIVEIEKCLIADERLNEKLAELRRQEAEGGKQET